A single Ignavibacteriales bacterium DNA region contains:
- a CDS encoding DUF2007 domain-containing protein, giving the protein MSEHQNTTKTEEITGEEQIPEIPAPPENNGGGDDDFALLTKCSNEIEADMIAANLEGAGIESYILRQNDSSFPVMGNLSVVKIYVRRAQLSDAQEYLSNFYEGDEESDERV; this is encoded by the coding sequence ATGAGTGAGCATCAGAACACAACAAAAACAGAAGAAATAACCGGTGAAGAGCAGATTCCTGAAATTCCGGCGCCGCCTGAAAACAACGGCGGAGGAGATGATGATTTTGCCCTCCTCACAAAATGCTCGAACGAGATTGAAGCGGATATGATTGCCGCTAATCTTGAAGGAGCGGGAATTGAGTCCTATATACTCCGGCAGAATGATTCAAGTTTTCCGGTGATGGGGAACCTCTCGGTTGTAAAGATTTACGTCCGCCGTGCGCAGTTATCCGATGCTCAGGAATATCTGAGTAATTTTTATGAGGGTGATGAGGAGTCAGATGAGCGCGTTTAA
- a CDS encoding phosphatidate cytidylyltransferase, with the protein MSAFNKNTAVRIAVSVVAIPVILWAVLYGHIPFMVFTLAVGMIAYYEFVRITEKKKANPQLLMGLAAILFLQVNEYWNITEFGIAILIIALAVLLRELFRNRGSAIMNLGTTILGIFYIGLFTLTLLMIREYFPVYEQGGYLILAMFASIWICDSAAYFGGLSLGKHRLMERVSPKKSWEGAIFGFGGAILSYYLAHIWILDFLTMTDVIVMGVITGTIGQMGDLIESLIKRDAEVKDSSALIPGHGGMFDRFDSMLFVSPVVYIYLKLFVTI; encoded by the coding sequence ATGAGCGCGTTTAATAAAAATACCGCGGTCCGTATCGCGGTTTCCGTTGTTGCAATCCCGGTAATTCTTTGGGCTGTGCTTTACGGGCACATTCCCTTTATGGTATTTACCCTGGCAGTCGGAATGATTGCCTATTACGAGTTTGTAAGAATCACTGAAAAGAAAAAAGCCAATCCGCAATTGTTAATGGGACTGGCTGCTATCCTCTTTCTGCAGGTGAATGAATACTGGAATATAACGGAATTTGGCATCGCGATTCTGATTATCGCACTGGCGGTTCTGCTCAGAGAATTGTTCCGAAACAGAGGTTCAGCCATTATGAACCTTGGGACGACCATTCTTGGTATTTTTTATATAGGGTTATTCACTCTGACTCTTCTGATGATACGGGAATATTTCCCTGTTTATGAGCAAGGGGGCTACCTGATTCTTGCTATGTTTGCATCAATATGGATATGTGACTCAGCCGCTTACTTTGGAGGGCTGTCATTGGGGAAGCACCGCCTTATGGAACGTGTCAGCCCGAAGAAAAGCTGGGAGGGGGCAATATTTGGTTTTGGCGGAGCGATTCTCTCGTATTACCTGGCGCATATCTGGATTCTTGATTTCCTCACCATGACCGATGTGATTGTTATGGGAGTCATTACCGGCACGATTGGCCAGATGGGTGACCTGATTGAATCCCTGATTAAAAGGGATGCTGAAGTAAAAGATTCCTCAGCGCTGATTCCCGGGCATGGCGGCATGTTCGACCGTTTTGATTCGATGCTTTTTGTATCACCTGTAGTATATATCTATCTGAAATTATTTGTGACCATCTGA
- the rimO gene encoding 30S ribosomal protein S12 methylthiotransferase RimO, with protein sequence MHVKEKINVITLGCSKNTVDSERLINQIKLNDFTLTDLPERADTVIINTCGFIEAAKEESINTILQAVQLKEKGKIKKVLVAGCLSERYKDDLRKDIPEVDQYFGTEAYAEIMKELGGELKYELLGERAVSLPSHTAYLKISEGCDNPCSFCAIPLMRGGHRSKPIEELFRETEFLAKNGAREIVIIGQDTSDYGKDLYGERVLAKLLTELSKVEGVHWIRLMYVYPSHFPSEVLEVMASNPKIVKYIDIPLQHISDNVLKSMRRGISKRRTLEVLNEIREKVPGITLRTTMITGYPAETKEDFNELISFIEEFKFDRLGVFSYSPEENTTGFPLGDPVSKREKNERKRKIMKLQEAISQEKNTAFIGKTMEVLIEGKEGDFYIGRSFRDAPEVDGEVLVTSRNQTLIPGSFYHVHIDDCNEHDLFASL encoded by the coding sequence ATGCATGTAAAAGAAAAAATAAATGTTATAACCCTTGGCTGCTCTAAAAATACGGTTGACTCCGAACGGCTGATCAATCAGATTAAACTGAACGACTTTACTCTTACCGATCTTCCTGAAAGGGCTGATACGGTTATCATAAACACCTGCGGTTTTATAGAAGCCGCGAAAGAAGAGTCCATAAATACCATCCTTCAGGCGGTGCAGCTTAAGGAAAAAGGGAAAATAAAAAAAGTGCTGGTAGCCGGATGTTTATCCGAGCGGTATAAAGACGACCTGCGTAAAGATATCCCTGAAGTTGATCAGTATTTCGGTACTGAGGCTTATGCTGAAATCATGAAAGAGCTCGGGGGAGAACTGAAATATGAACTGCTTGGTGAACGGGCAGTCTCACTCCCAAGCCATACTGCTTACTTAAAGATTTCAGAGGGATGTGACAACCCCTGTTCATTTTGTGCAATTCCCCTAATGCGCGGAGGCCACCGTTCAAAACCTATTGAAGAGCTTTTCAGAGAAACGGAATTCCTGGCAAAAAACGGGGCCAGGGAAATAGTAATCATCGGTCAGGATACCTCTGACTATGGCAAAGATTTGTATGGAGAGCGGGTGCTGGCAAAACTGCTGACCGAACTAAGCAAGGTTGAAGGCGTTCACTGGATCCGGCTGATGTATGTTTATCCGTCCCATTTCCCTTCAGAAGTTCTTGAGGTTATGGCCTCAAATCCGAAAATCGTGAAATATATTGATATTCCGCTGCAGCACATCTCGGATAATGTACTGAAATCTATGCGCCGCGGGATAAGCAAAAGGCGGACTCTGGAGGTACTGAATGAAATCCGTGAAAAAGTACCCGGAATTACGCTCCGCACTACCATGATTACCGGTTATCCGGCTGAAACTAAAGAAGATTTTAATGAATTGATTTCTTTTATAGAAGAGTTTAAATTTGACAGGTTAGGTGTTTTCAGTTATTCTCCTGAGGAAAATACCACCGGTTTCCCGCTGGGCGATCCGGTTTCCAAAAGAGAAAAAAATGAGCGAAAACGCAAAATCATGAAGCTTCAGGAAGCCATTTCGCAGGAGAAAAACACCGCTTTCATCGGCAAAACCATGGAAGTGCTGATTGAAGGTAAAGAAGGCGATTTTTATATCGGAAGAAGTTTCCGCGATGCACCTGAGGTTGACGGAGAAGTTTTGGTAACAAGCAGGAATCAGACACTGATTCCGGGATCATTCTATCATGTTCATATAGACGACTGCAATGAACATGACCTGTTTGCATCCCTCTGA
- a CDS encoding GWxTD domain-containing protein, translated as MRIFIYLALLLALPLAAQQNKPVDDTFQRNPDFYFELLNYSASDTAKARVDLFINMPFDKVKFIKYGESFKAEYSVTASMYAEDKKTLISERVWSEKIETKNFDQTISSKNANVSLKSFVVAPQNVFVRIVIEDKDTRKEYAAERFFTVRKFDAPITVSDILIVNSSKTGNVGRTIVPNISKTIDTDLKALPVFYEIYLKKPEKLFVRYNILGPDEKAVYSRILEVELPAGRNQMYYEFDSLAFTAGDYNAVVTINDDEYNLAASVSKSFSSLLVGLPFIIKNLDKAIDQMIYIATASEIDVIKEGKTYQERLENFLNWWKKKDPTDNTQENEVFNEYYRRVEYSNRNFTHYTEGWRTDMGMVYIILGAPSNIDRHPFDYDRKPYEIWEYYELNRRFVFVDNTGFGDYRLTTPLYGDTYRYRQ; from the coding sequence ATGAGAATATTTATATATCTTGCGCTCCTGCTCGCGCTGCCTCTGGCTGCCCAGCAGAACAAACCGGTTGATGATACCTTTCAGAGGAATCCCGATTTTTATTTTGAACTGCTGAACTACAGCGCTTCGGATACCGCAAAAGCCCGGGTGGATCTTTTTATCAATATGCCTTTTGATAAAGTAAAGTTTATCAAATACGGGGAATCGTTTAAGGCGGAATACAGTGTCACCGCTTCAATGTACGCTGAAGATAAAAAAACCCTCATCTCCGAACGGGTCTGGTCAGAAAAGATCGAGACTAAAAATTTCGATCAGACCATCTCCTCAAAGAATGCCAATGTGAGTCTGAAATCATTTGTTGTAGCTCCTCAGAATGTTTTTGTCCGTATCGTCATCGAAGATAAAGATACCCGAAAAGAGTATGCTGCCGAACGGTTCTTTACCGTCAGAAAGTTTGATGCTCCGATCACTGTCAGTGATATCCTGATAGTGAATTCCTCAAAGACCGGAAATGTGGGAAGGACTATAGTTCCTAATATATCAAAGACTATTGATACCGATCTTAAAGCCCTTCCGGTATTTTATGAAATCTATCTGAAGAAACCGGAAAAGCTGTTCGTCAGATATAATATCCTCGGGCCGGATGAAAAAGCCGTCTACTCAAGAATACTTGAAGTGGAACTCCCGGCAGGCAGAAACCAGATGTATTATGAATTTGATTCGCTGGCTTTTACTGCCGGAGACTATAATGCCGTGGTTACCATCAATGATGATGAATATAATCTTGCCGCATCAGTTAGCAAATCATTTTCCTCCCTTCTGGTCGGGCTTCCTTTTATTATTAAGAATCTTGATAAAGCAATAGACCAGATGATCTATATCGCTACGGCAAGCGAGATTGATGTAATAAAAGAAGGGAAAACCTATCAGGAACGGCTGGAAAACTTTCTGAACTGGTGGAAGAAAAAAGACCCGACTGATAACACTCAGGAAAATGAAGTCTTTAATGAGTACTACCGCCGTGTGGAATACTCCAACAGGAATTTCACCCATTATACCGAAGGGTGGCGTACGGATATGGGTATGGTATATATCATCCTGGGAGCACCCAGCAACATAGACCGGCATCCGTTTGACTATGATCGCAAGCCCTATGAAATCTGGGAGTATTATGAACTGAACCGCAGGTTTGTGTTCGTTGATAATACCGGTTTTGGCGACTACCGCCTGACCACGCCTTTGTATGGTGATACTTACCGCTACCGTCAGTAA
- a CDS encoding CPBP family intramembrane metalloprotease yields the protein MKEDKENKEGQSPDQPGHTPGEKDDSNQEQGFRQDDDRIAEEPLLKPTISPVKAGFIGLMSGFFIYQIFSSVLTVVIFGANLDQADPNALRLMQTAGQILFMLLPALILSKMIYDNVTELLRIRMPDFKGMGLFILAMLMLIIAMQNFLLIQGHFAEVFFQNNQQFAFVKEALDSLNKMIEGSYKVFFRMEGFLDYLIIILVVAVVPSIAEELMFRGYIQRSFELRYKPFWAAVITAFFFSIFHVNPAGVIGLFAIGLFLGFAAYKTDSMLTPVVLHFLNNFISVLFVFIYGESELIQPAGILSPEMLTSAQKNFFYTGALFLASVFAIQFYYKKHAKKQYANE from the coding sequence ATGAAAGAAGATAAGGAAAATAAAGAAGGGCAAAGCCCGGATCAGCCCGGCCACACTCCCGGAGAAAAAGACGATTCAAATCAGGAGCAGGGTTTCCGGCAGGACGATGACAGGATTGCTGAAGAACCTCTGCTGAAGCCGACAATTTCACCGGTAAAGGCTGGGTTTATCGGCCTGATGTCCGGATTTTTTATTTATCAGATATTTTCATCGGTTCTTACCGTTGTTATATTTGGTGCAAATCTTGATCAGGCGGATCCCAATGCTCTTCGCCTGATGCAGACAGCCGGACAGATTCTGTTTATGCTGCTCCCCGCACTCATACTCAGCAAAATGATTTATGACAACGTTACCGAGCTTTTGCGCATCCGCATGCCTGATTTCAAAGGGATGGGATTGTTCATCCTTGCAATGCTGATGCTGATTATCGCGATGCAGAATTTTCTGCTGATTCAGGGACATTTCGCGGAAGTATTTTTCCAGAACAATCAGCAGTTTGCTTTCGTAAAAGAAGCCCTGGATAGCCTTAATAAGATGATTGAGGGTTCGTACAAAGTATTTTTCCGGATGGAAGGATTTCTCGATTACTTGATAATCATTCTTGTCGTGGCGGTTGTTCCTTCAATAGCTGAGGAACTTATGTTCAGGGGATATATACAGCGAAGTTTTGAGCTCCGGTATAAACCGTTCTGGGCGGCTGTTATCACCGCATTCTTTTTCAGTATTTTTCACGTGAATCCCGCGGGCGTCATCGGGCTTTTTGCAATCGGACTCTTTCTTGGATTTGCCGCCTATAAAACGGATTCTATGCTCACACCGGTTGTTCTGCATTTTCTGAATAATTTTATCTCCGTGCTGTTTGTTTTTATTTACGGAGAATCAGAGCTGATTCAGCCGGCGGGAATACTTTCTCCGGAAATGCTTACTTCCGCGCAGAAGAATTTCTTTTATACCGGTGCGCTGTTCCTTGCCTCAGTTTTCGCGATTCAGTTTTACTATAAGAAGCATGCTAAAAAGCAGTACGCCAATGAGTGA